The genomic DNA GAGCTGAAAGGGAACAATCGTCGCTGCGTTGAATTCATGTACGACGTGCTGCTGCCGGCCGACACCGCGATGCGGGAACGTTTGATAAAAGGGACCGATATTCTCGGTGCCGCACACACCTGGGGACGTCTATCGCGTTTCATCGGTATCGGGCTGTTGATCTTTGTCTGGCCGCGGTTCTGGCCGGTCACATCCGAAACCTTGATGGGATACACGCTGACGATCCTGTATCTGACCAGTCCTCTGGACAGCATCCTTGGCTGGTTGCCGGCGCTGAACAACGCCAACATCTCGCTCAATAAAATCAACGCGCTCGGGTTGATGATCGATCCGTCCAAAGCGATCGCTTGCGGAACGCAGATTCCCGAGTTTCGCTCGATCTCGCTCCGCAACGTCTCTTACGCCTACCGGTCTCCGCATTCCGACCAAGAGAGCTTCCATCTGGGCCCCATCGATCTCTTGGTGATGCCCGGCGAGGTGCTGTTTATTGCCGGTGGCAACGGTAGCGGGAAGACGACGCTAGCGAAATTGCTGACCGGTTTGTACACGCCCGATCAGGGCGAATTGCTGCTGAACAAACAAGTCGTCGACCAGGCGGCATTGGGTGATTACCGGCAGATGTTTACGACAGTCTTCGTCGAGGGGCACCTGTTCGACCGACTGCTGGGAATCGACGCCAATCCGATGCAGTTGAAGCGTTGGGCCAGCATTTTGGGCATCGAAGACAAAGTTGATTTCGAGACCGGACACTTCCGGCTTGGCAAGCTCTCGCGTGGGCAGCACAAACGACTCGCCCTGCTGGTCGCCTGTTTGGACCAACGCCCCGTGTTTGTCTTTGACGAATGGGCGGCTGAACAAGACCCCGGGTTTAAAGAAGTTTTCTATCGACACATCGTGCCTGAATTGACTCGCAACGGTCGATCGGTCGTCGCGATCACCCATGATGACCGCTACTTCTTCGCCGCCGATCGCGTCGTTGAGTTGGTGGATGGGAAGATGGTTTCCAGTCGACGGCAAAGGATCGCAGCATGACGAACAAGAAACCTAAACGCTCGTGGGTGAGACGTCTGGTTCTCGGTGGGGGCATGCTTTTCGGCGTGCTTGCTGTCGCAGGATTCTTCTATGTTCGAAGCGTTAGCAATGCGCTGCCCGAACTAAGAACCGTCGATATCCAGCGACGCGACCTCGTGATCACGATTGGTACCACCGGCACGATCGAGCCGGATGAAGTGGTGCAAGTAGGGCCCGAGGTGGCCGGCAAGATCGTACGCTTTGGCGTCGATCCCGACGACAAACAGAAATCGATTGGCGTCGGGGCTCGTGTCTCGAAAGGGACGGTCCTGTTTGAGATCGATCCGCAACAATTCGAGATGGGGCTGCAAAAGGCACAAGCTGCGTATGGTTTGGCGCAAGCTGACATCGGGCGTCTGGAGGCACAACTTGCCCAGGCCAGCCGAAACCTGCAGCGGGCGACGCAATTGCGGGCGACCAACACGCAGAGCGCTTTCGATGAGATCCAGACTGCGCACGAAATGGCAGCCGCCCAGTTGGCGGTTGGACAGGCGAGGTTAAAGCAGGCGGAGACCGAAGTCCGCCATGCCGAGATCCATGTGGAGCAGACGACGGTCCGGTCGCCGATCGATGGGATCGTGATCGACCGTCGGGCGAACCTGGGCCAGCACGTTCATGCAGGGCATCCCGGTCTGTTTTTGCTGTCGAAAGATTTAGACCACATGCGGATCCGGGCTTCGGTCAGCGAAAGCG from Rosistilla carotiformis includes the following:
- a CDS encoding cyclic peptide export ABC transporter, producing MLRSSWRASLASIVFGGASGLAMLGLITLIHQSFTQQAAASNRLATLFGFACLAVLVLQVVSKCILTRLSQSTAARLQFELCNRIAAAPLPELEACGPHRLLGTLGGDVGAITNALSQFPTVCANAMVLISGLVYLASLSLPLAIGSVIMASLGIASYLGGLHWANYHLRQAREDRDEVRKQLQAMVFGIKELKGNNRRCVEFMYDVLLPADTAMRERLIKGTDILGAAHTWGRLSRFIGIGLLIFVWPRFWPVTSETLMGYTLTILYLTSPLDSILGWLPALNNANISLNKINALGLMIDPSKAIACGTQIPEFRSISLRNVSYAYRSPHSDQESFHLGPIDLLVMPGEVLFIAGGNGSGKTTLAKLLTGLYTPDQGELLLNKQVVDQAALGDYRQMFTTVFVEGHLFDRLLGIDANPMQLKRWASILGIEDKVDFETGHFRLGKLSRGQHKRLALLVACLDQRPVFVFDEWAAEQDPGFKEVFYRHIVPELTRNGRSVVAITHDDRYFFAADRVVELVDGKMVSSRRQRIAA
- a CDS encoding efflux RND transporter periplasmic adaptor subunit — its product is MTNKKPKRSWVRRLVLGGGMLFGVLAVAGFFYVRSVSNALPELRTVDIQRRDLVITIGTTGTIEPDEVVQVGPEVAGKIVRFGVDPDDKQKSIGVGARVSKGTVLFEIDPQQFEMGLQKAQAAYGLAQADIGRLEAQLAQASRNLQRATQLRATNTQSAFDEIQTAHEMAAAQLAVGQARLKQAETEVRHAEIHVEQTTVRSPIDGIVIDRRANLGQHVHAGHPGLFLLSKDLDHMRIRASVSESDIGKVKLGQPATFTVDAHRNDTMTGRVEEILFNARRQGNFVTYDVVIGIDPTDIELFPHMTADVEFEVLRRDHAWLVPNGALRWWPDSKQLESGDLLVDRPQPQDNARGPSEGEQACVWVAAGDGRVRPLKVRVGVDDGVQTEVQGDGFAEALPIVVGTVDRTTLARIIPTAKTIR